The Pyrus communis chromosome 2, drPyrComm1.1, whole genome shotgun sequence genome includes a window with the following:
- the LOC137722012 gene encoding MDIS1-interacting receptor like kinase 2-like, producing MKNNTMKRVQMPPSLLHFFLLSLLPSISTTSSPGTQAEALIAWKSRFYFNYSPSPLDSWSLANLNNLCNWTAIVCHRNTKTVSEIHLSNFQIRGTLTHFNFTPFLNLTRFYLNQNRFTGPIPSAIGNLTRLTILDLAHNLFEQEIPAEIGLLTKLEFLTFYNNNLNGTIPYQLSNLQKVQFLHLGKNHLKASNWSKFSAMQSLTHLNLNQNAIRSEFPEFIFECQNLTTLDLSRNQLTGQIPDLVFTKLGKLEYLNLNDNLFQGKIPTSIGQLRELQSLDLGMNSLNSSIPSELGHCTDLTHLSLASNFLSGELPQSLSNLNSILQLDFSDNVFTGPILPSVISNWTLVFDLNLRGNSFSGNIPPELGQLTNLNILSLDSNDFGGQLHSQIGNLNLLSRLNVSRNHLTGVIPQSIGNFTQILYLDLSNNNLTGVIPLSIITFTRVEFLDLSNNNLTGVIPPDSGSNFLLGLKIFNVSHNHLFGEIPSGFLNTDKLTIFDFSYNNLTGPIPTCGNFQNATFVGNYGMWRDAKGEAACKRKNGVNMVVVVIIFFLAFGVVATIIAFFLLLVLRKRSKLRPQEIKTSNNFENFESMIVQEEVKFTFGEVVKAVDDFHEKYRIGIGGFGRVYKAELESGQVVAVKRLNMEDTNDIPAINFRSFENEIRTLINIRHRNIIRQYGFCSTRGCIFLLYEYFERGSLGKSLYGVEGVTELGWATRVKILKGLAHALSYLHNDCTPPIVHRDVNVNNVLLDQNFEPRLSDFGTARLLSTNSSNWTHIVGSIGYIAPELALTMRVTDKCDVYSFGVVALEVMMGKHPGDILESQLLESSRISQDNVGLLLKNVLDQRLESPTDELAKAVVLVMSLAFACIRAHPIYRPSMSFVAQKLSAQALPCLLEPFGILSISKLMGLGLQANGS from the exons ATGAAAAATAACACCATGAAAAGAGTTCAGAtgcctccctctctccttcatTTTTTCTTGCTTTCCCTGCTTCCATCAATTTCCACTACCTCCTCACCGGGGACGCAGGCAGAAGCTCTGATAGCTTGGAAGAGCAGGTTCTACTTTAATTATTCACCTTCTCCCCTCGATTCATGGTCCCTCGCCAACCTCAACAACCTTTGCAACTGGACTGCCATTGTCTGTCACCGCAATACCAAAACAGTTTCCGAAATACATCTCTCCAACTTCCAGATCAGAGGCACACTAACCCACTTCAACTTCACCCCATTTCTTAATCTCACTCGCTTCTACCTCAATCAAAACCGTTTTACTGGGCCTATACCATCTGCTATTGGCAACCTCACTAGGCTGACAATCTTGGACTTGGCCCACAACTTATTTGAGCAAGAAATACCCGCGGAGATTGGCCTCTTAACAAAGCTCGAGTTTCTAACTTTCTACAACAACAATCTCAACGGTACAATCCCCTACCAACTCAGCAATCTCCAAAAGGTACAATTTTTGCATCTTGGAAAAAACCACTTGAAAGCTTCAAACTGGTCTAAATTTTCAGCCATGCAATCCTTGACACACCTTAATCTTAATCAAAACGCTATCCGTTCAGAATTCCCAGAATTTATATTTGAATGCCAAAACTTGACGACCTTGGATTTGTCTCGAAATCAGTTGACTGGCCAAATACCAGACCTGGTATTTACCAAACTGGGCAAGCTTGAGTACTTGAATCTCAACGATAACCTATTCCAAGGAAAGATTCCAACTAGCATAGGTCAACTCAGGGAGCTTCAGTCCCTTGATCTTGGAATGAATTCCTTAAACTCTTCAATCCCTTCGGAGCTTGGCCATTGTACCGACCTCACGCACCTGTCCCTGGCTTCCAATTTTCTTAGCGGGGAGCTGCCACAGTCCTTGTCCAATCTGAACAGCATTCTCCAGTTGGATTTCTCCGATAATGTATTTACCGGTCCAATCTTGCCTTCCGTGATCTCCAATTGGACTCTAGTTTTCGATTTGAATCTTCGAGGCAATAGCTTCAGTGGGAATATTCCACCTGAGCTTGGGCAGTTGACAAATTTGAATATTCTAAGCCTAGATTCTAATGATTTTGGTGGGCAACTTCATAGTCAAATTGGAAATCTAAACTTGCTATCCAGACTAAACGTGAGCAGGAACCATTTGACAGGAGTGATCCCTCAGAGTATTGGCAATTTCACTCAGATTCTGTATCTCGATTTGTCCAACAACAATTTGACAGGAGTGATCCCTCTGAGTATCATCACTTTCACTAGGGTTGAGTTTCTCGATTTGTCTAATAACAATTTGACAGGGGTAATACCACCTGATTCCGGCAGCAATTTTCTCTTGGGATTAAAGATTTTCAATGTATCACACAACCATCTCTTTGGGGAAATCCCATCAGGATTTCTCAACACGGATAAACTAACCATCTTTGACTTTTCTTATAACAACCTCACAGGGCCAATTCCAACTTGTGGCAATTTCCAAAATGCAACTTTTGTTGGAAACTATGGCATGTGGAGAGATGCAAAGGGAGAGGCtgcatgtaaaagaaaaaacggCGTCAATATGGTTGTTGTTGTCATCATAttctttttggcttttggcGTGGTTGCAACTAtcattgctttctttctcttaTTAGTATTACGCAAGAGATCCAAACTCCGGCCTCAGGAAATCAAAACTTCTAATAACTTCGAGAATTTTGAGTCAATGATAGTGCAAGAGGAAGTAAAGTTTACATTTGGAGAAGTTGTGAAAGCCGTAGATGACTTTCATGAGAAGTACCGCATTGGAATAGGAGGATTTGGAAGAGTATATAAAGCAGAGTTGGAGTCAGGccaagttgttgcagttaagaGGCTTAACATGGAAGACACTAATGATATTCCAGCAATTAATTTCCGAAGTTTTGAGAATGAAATCCGAACTTTGATAAATATCCGACATCGCAACATCATAAGGCAATACGGCTTCTGTTCCACAAGGGGTTGCATATTCTTGCTTTATGAATACTTCGAGAGAGGCAGTCTGGGAAAATCATTGTATGGGGTTGAAGGGGTTACTGAACTTGGCTGGGCTACTAGGGTCAAAATTTTGAAAGGACTTGCTCATGCACTTTCTTACTTGCACAATGACTGCACTCCGCCAATTGTGCACCGCGATGTAAATGTCAACAATGTATTACTCGATCAAAATTTCGAGCCTCGACTCTCAGATTTTGGAACTGCAAGACTATTGAGTACTAATTCATCCAACTGGACACATATTGTTGGTTCAATTGGCTACATCGCACCAG AGCTTGCATTGACTATGCGGGTCACGGATAAGTGTGACGTATATAGCTTTGGAGTCGTAGCACTAGAAGTGATGATGGGAAAGCACCCTGGAGATATTTTAGAATCCCAACTATTAGAATCGTCAAGAATATCGCAGGACAATGTAGGGTTGCTTTTGAAAAATGTGTTAGACCAACGACTTGAGTCTCCGACTGATGAATTGGCAAAAGCAGTGGTGCTTGTGATGAGTTTAGCATTTGCTTGTATACGTGCACATCCCATATATCGACCTTCGATGTCTTTTGTGGCACAAAAACTATCAGCTCAAGCCCTGCCTTGCCTTCTTGAACCATTTGGTATTTTGAGCATTAGCAAGCTCATGGGGCTGGGGCTACAAGCTAATGGAAGCTAG